From Streptomyces chrestomyceticus JCM 4735, one genomic window encodes:
- a CDS encoding ornithine cyclodeaminase family protein, which produces MTDSTVAADPRSISAGDRTLRILTTSDLAGLGIALADVVATVEGAYRTLAAGGSDNPRKLTVKPADGHSVAYAMLGRDGSRDVVAVKTSYKHGLDKDRGSQHYYTTLTLYDDVTGLPVAMMDCGRIGSLRTPAVSALLARECAPPGARSALVIGTGTQGRLALPFLLTTLPDLERLMLSGTHPEGVAAVREELRAHFPERDVELVTDLRAAAGDADVLVATAGGHTTAAVEADWLRPGALSVLVGHGLAPSALHRADRVVATSEAQMKVTGTDMADAAGGFPTVDAEFPAVLAGTATGRGTARERVFAYNSGLVVTDIALGHRFAQLALDQGLGTQVALWR; this is translated from the coding sequence ATGACCGACAGCACCGTGGCCGCCGACCCCCGCTCCATATCCGCCGGCGACCGGACCCTGCGCATCCTGACCACCAGCGACCTGGCCGGCCTCGGCATCGCGCTCGCCGATGTCGTGGCCACCGTCGAAGGCGCCTACCGCACCCTCGCCGCGGGCGGCTCCGACAACCCGCGCAAACTCACCGTCAAACCCGCCGACGGGCACTCCGTCGCCTACGCGATGCTCGGCCGGGACGGTTCCCGCGACGTCGTCGCCGTCAAGACCTCGTACAAGCACGGCCTGGACAAGGACCGCGGCAGCCAGCACTACTACACGACGCTGACGCTCTACGACGACGTCACCGGCCTGCCCGTCGCCATGATGGACTGCGGCCGCATCGGCTCGCTGCGCACCCCGGCCGTCTCCGCCCTGCTGGCCCGCGAGTGCGCCCCGCCCGGCGCCCGCAGCGCCCTGGTCATCGGCACCGGCACGCAAGGGCGCCTGGCCCTGCCGTTCCTGCTGACGACGCTGCCGGACCTGGAGCGCCTGATGCTGTCCGGCACCCACCCCGAGGGCGTCGCGGCGGTACGCGAAGAGCTGCGCGCCCATTTCCCCGAACGGGACGTGGAACTGGTCACCGACCTGCGGGCCGCGGCGGGCGACGCCGATGTCCTCGTGGCGACCGCGGGCGGCCACACCACCGCGGCCGTCGAGGCCGACTGGCTCCGGCCCGGCGCGCTGTCCGTCCTCGTGGGGCACGGCCTGGCGCCGTCCGCCCTGCACCGCGCCGACCGGGTCGTGGCGACCAGTGAGGCGCAGATGAAGGTCACCGGCACCGACATGGCCGACGCGGCGGGCGGGTTCCCCACCGTGGACGCAGAGTTCCCGGCCGTGCTGGCCGGTACCGCCACCGGCCGCGGCACCGCGCGGGAACGTGTCTTCGCCTACAACAGCGGACTGGTCGTCACCGACATCGCCCTCGGCCACCGTTTCGCCCAACTCGCCCTCGACCAGGGGCTGGGAACGCAGGTGGCGCTGTGGCGGTGA
- a CDS encoding ABC transporter substrate-binding protein: MSGEDELPAPRPQPRRWLRAAVAVVIAGALGVGGYWVYDRVFEQCADGVRKQGPQDECVGVTDGSYVFDASLRDISHQILAENRRVAASGKPWVSVAYLQPMTTGAGDRGRDSIRRELEGAYLAQRELNDPQRGGRGDSPQIKLLLANSGAGSAQWEPLVDQLKEMKDGDQHLVAVAGLGQSRRTTQEAVDALREARIPMMGSTATADAINRPGQTGFWRVAATNSDQASAAVRYLRTLQNRPGQRPYRVTTIKDRNEQDTYSTSLYRSFSAASARHGLKVTDLGLAYSSADPATANALSSLADRVCADRPDAVYFAGRGRALRVFIEAMAAAGRRCPTTVVTADDVVGVFDMPESYESRQAFRKVWERSRVTVRHTVLAHPDQWTDTYPGSVNPLPQFRDAYRQDIRRLATELADGQAMMGHDALLTLGVAIRDGAGRQGNSPVTTGSTRQMLLQISGSKPVYGVSGPIRFDDRGDPVGKPLALVELKPDGSYDFLKVVWP; encoded by the coding sequence ATGAGTGGCGAGGACGAGCTCCCGGCCCCGCGGCCGCAGCCCCGCAGATGGCTGCGGGCCGCCGTCGCCGTGGTCATCGCGGGCGCCCTGGGCGTGGGCGGGTACTGGGTCTACGATCGGGTGTTCGAGCAATGTGCGGACGGGGTGCGGAAGCAGGGACCGCAGGACGAGTGCGTGGGCGTCACCGACGGCTCGTACGTGTTCGACGCCTCGCTGCGGGACATCTCCCACCAGATCCTCGCCGAGAACCGGCGGGTGGCGGCGTCCGGCAAACCCTGGGTGTCGGTGGCCTACCTCCAGCCGATGACGACGGGCGCCGGCGACCGGGGGCGCGACAGCATACGCCGGGAGCTGGAGGGGGCCTACCTGGCCCAGCGCGAGCTGAACGACCCGCAGCGCGGCGGACGCGGCGACTCGCCGCAGATCAAGCTGCTGCTGGCGAACAGCGGCGCCGGGTCGGCGCAGTGGGAGCCGCTGGTGGACCAGCTCAAGGAGATGAAGGACGGGGACCAGCACCTGGTCGCCGTGGCGGGCCTCGGGCAGAGCCGCCGGACCACCCAGGAGGCGGTGGACGCCCTGCGGGAGGCCAGGATTCCCATGATGGGCTCGACCGCGACCGCCGACGCGATAAACCGGCCGGGCCAGACCGGCTTCTGGCGGGTGGCGGCGACCAACTCCGACCAGGCGTCGGCCGCGGTGCGCTATCTGCGGACCCTGCAGAACCGCCCCGGGCAGCGCCCGTACCGCGTGACGACCATCAAGGACCGCAACGAGCAGGACACCTACAGCACCTCCCTGTACCGGAGTTTCTCGGCGGCCTCCGCGCGCCACGGCCTGAAGGTCACCGACCTGGGCCTGGCCTACAGTTCGGCCGACCCGGCCACCGCCAACGCCCTGTCCTCGCTCGCCGACCGGGTGTGCGCCGACCGGCCGGACGCCGTGTACTTCGCGGGCCGGGGGCGGGCGCTGCGCGTCTTCATCGAGGCGATGGCCGCCGCCGGGCGGCGCTGCCCGACCACGGTGGTCACCGCGGACGACGTGGTGGGCGTCTTCGACATGCCGGAGAGCTACGAGTCGCGCCAGGCGTTCCGGAAGGTGTGGGAGCGCAGCCGGGTCACCGTGCGCCACACCGTGCTGGCCCACCCCGACCAGTGGACCGACACGTACCCCGGCTCCGTCAACCCGCTGCCGCAGTTCCGCGACGCCTACCGGCAGGACATCCGCCGGCTGGCCACCGAACTGGCCGACGGGCAGGCGATGATGGGCCACGACGCCCTGCTCACCCTGGGGGTGGCGATCCGCGACGGCGCCGGGCGGCAAGGCAACAGCCCGGTCACCACCGGCAGCACCCGCCAGATGCTGCTCCAGATCAGCGGCAGCAAGCCGGTGTACGGCGTGAGCGGGCCGATCCGCTTCGACGACCGCGGCGATCCGGTGGGCAAGCCGCTGGCCCTGGTGGAGCTGAAGCCGGACGGCTCGTACGACTTCCTGAAGGTGGTGTGGCCGTAG
- a CDS encoding Y4yA family PLP-dependent enzyme: MAVTGLRSTDVPTLPAHPDPGTDRIMDSGLLHELSYAFDGPFHFLLPHRFDANLTAFRAALDDAGVAGRVYYAKKANKAAVWAERCAAHGAGMDVASVPELREALGHGVRGEHLVVTGPAKSDALLRLAALQGCLVAVDALDELDLLITLALTGTARPARLLLRCLPSAQQHSRFGMTAAELDTALDRCVRAGDAVRMEGFSFHLSGYAVRPRADLAGELLDHCLRARRLGLRADRISIGGGFAVDYSSARHWQTFLAAQRPAHYHAHKTFEADGFYPYHSPVAGADALRAVLATVPAGGRTSLAGRLKETGTLLMAEPGRALLDGAGASVFCVQGVKERDGYRILTVDGTSLSLSEQWFNSEYLPDPYLVTPDGRARGDAVHPACVGGATCLESDLLTWRKVPFPARPRVGDLLVYPNTAGYQMDSNESPFHGLPLPPKVVVDRPGPRPRWRLDRCPAR, from the coding sequence GTGGCGGTGACCGGCCTGCGCTCCACCGACGTACCGACGCTGCCCGCCCACCCCGACCCCGGCACCGACCGGATCATGGACAGCGGCCTGCTGCACGAACTGTCCTACGCCTTCGACGGCCCCTTCCACTTCCTGCTCCCGCACCGCTTCGACGCCAACCTCACCGCCTTCCGCGCCGCCCTGGACGACGCCGGGGTGGCCGGGCGCGTGTACTACGCGAAGAAGGCCAACAAGGCCGCCGTCTGGGCGGAACGCTGCGCCGCCCACGGCGCGGGCATGGACGTGGCGAGCGTCCCGGAACTGCGCGAAGCCCTCGGCCACGGCGTACGCGGCGAGCACCTCGTCGTCACCGGACCAGCCAAGAGCGACGCCCTGCTGCGCCTGGCCGCGCTCCAGGGCTGCCTGGTCGCCGTCGACGCCCTGGACGAACTCGACCTGCTCATCACCCTCGCCCTGACCGGCACCGCGCGCCCGGCCCGCCTTCTGCTGCGCTGCCTGCCGTCCGCGCAGCAGCACAGCCGCTTCGGGATGACGGCCGCCGAGCTGGACACCGCGCTCGACCGGTGCGTACGCGCCGGGGACGCCGTACGGATGGAAGGTTTCAGCTTCCACCTCTCCGGCTACGCCGTCCGGCCGCGCGCCGACCTCGCCGGGGAACTCCTCGACCACTGCCTGCGCGCGCGGCGACTGGGCCTGCGGGCCGACCGGATCAGCATCGGCGGCGGCTTCGCCGTCGACTACAGCAGCGCCCGCCACTGGCAGACGTTCCTCGCCGCGCAGCGCCCCGCGCACTACCACGCGCACAAGACGTTCGAGGCCGACGGCTTCTATCCGTACCACTCGCCCGTCGCCGGGGCCGACGCCCTGCGCGCCGTCCTCGCCACCGTCCCCGCCGGCGGCCGTACGAGCCTGGCCGGCCGGCTCAAGGAGACCGGCACGCTGCTGATGGCGGAGCCCGGCCGGGCGCTGCTCGACGGCGCCGGCGCGTCCGTCTTCTGCGTCCAGGGCGTCAAGGAACGCGACGGCTACCGCATCCTCACGGTCGACGGCACCAGCCTCAGCCTCTCCGAGCAGTGGTTCAACAGCGAGTACCTGCCCGACCCGTACCTGGTCACCCCGGACGGACGGGCCCGCGGCGACGCGGTGCACCCCGCGTGCGTCGGCGGCGCGACCTGCCTGGAGTCGGACCTGCTCACCTGGCGCAAGGTCCCGTTCCCCGCCCGGCCCCGCGTCGGCGACCTGCTGGTCTACCCGAACACCGCCGGATACCAGATGGATTCGAACGAGTCCCCGTTCCACGGTCTGCCGCTGCCGCCCAAGGTCGTCGTGGACCGACCGGGCCCCCGGCCGCGCTGGCGTCTCGACCGGTGCCCCGCCCGCTGA
- a CDS encoding cysteine synthase family protein — protein MKEALARPAVVSRISDLIGRTPLYELCRTETGSRLLLKLEMFNPTGTAKIRMARQMVLDAEARGALRPGGRIIESTSGNTGLGLAVIAAERGYTFTAVVDHHACADKLRAMRALGTELVYAADDGTDELATAAREELAAEMARGQHNTVFTEQHNNPSNGVGYFPVAHELHQALDGQIDVLIGAVGTGGALCGTTRELRTLVPDCRTVGVEPKGSIAFGGPAHDYYQSGTGTPEGAEIGALVDFGLIDDGVKVGDIEAFATARAVARATGLLIGGSAGGVVHEALSRLPAAPPGTTMVALVNDGGEKYLDTVFDDDWMHARALLDRDLEREIEETLTKLRQT, from the coding sequence GTGAAAGAGGCCCTCGCACGTCCCGCCGTGGTCTCCCGGATCTCCGACCTCATCGGCCGCACCCCGCTGTACGAGCTGTGCCGCACCGAGACGGGCAGCCGTCTGCTGCTCAAACTGGAGATGTTCAACCCGACCGGCACCGCCAAGATCCGGATGGCCCGCCAGATGGTGCTCGACGCCGAGGCACGCGGCGCGCTGCGGCCCGGCGGCCGCATCATCGAGTCCACCTCCGGCAACACCGGCCTCGGCCTCGCGGTCATCGCCGCCGAGCGCGGCTACACCTTCACCGCCGTCGTGGACCACCACGCCTGCGCCGACAAACTGCGTGCCATGCGGGCGCTGGGCACCGAACTCGTCTACGCCGCCGACGACGGCACCGACGAGCTGGCCACCGCCGCCCGCGAGGAGCTGGCCGCGGAGATGGCCCGCGGACAGCACAACACCGTCTTCACCGAACAGCACAACAATCCCAGCAACGGCGTCGGTTACTTCCCCGTCGCCCACGAACTCCACCAGGCCCTCGACGGGCAGATCGACGTCCTGATCGGCGCGGTGGGCACCGGCGGCGCCCTCTGCGGCACCACCCGCGAACTGCGCACCCTCGTCCCCGACTGCCGGACCGTCGGCGTCGAACCCAAAGGCTCCATCGCCTTCGGCGGCCCGGCCCACGACTACTACCAGTCCGGCACCGGCACACCCGAAGGCGCCGAGATCGGCGCGCTCGTCGACTTCGGCCTGATCGACGACGGCGTGAAGGTCGGCGACATCGAGGCATTCGCCACCGCCCGCGCCGTCGCCCGCGCCACCGGCCTGCTCATCGGCGGCTCCGCGGGCGGCGTCGTCCACGAGGCCCTGTCCCGGCTCCCCGCCGCCCCGCCCGGCACCACTATGGTCGCTCTGGTCAACGACGGCGGCGAGAAGTACCTGGACACCGTCTTCGACGACGACTGGATGCACGCCCGCGCCCTCCTCGACCGCGACCTGGAGCGCGAGATCGAGGAGACGCTCACCAAACTCCGCCAGACATGA
- a CDS encoding TauD/TfdA family dioxygenase, with translation MTTGAAPVRQLDPADATELRRTAEKILAAAGTSAASPHLLARVAESAAELPGTVRHQLRPVDTDDGLFVLRGLHVDDSALGPTPAGWAAAGDSGAVHDVVLLLLATVMGNPLAWEGQQDGRFVHNIVPAPGRETEQTGAGSSVLLSPHTEDAFHPGRAHLLMLSCLRNPDRVATTAAGIRHVRLDEADIELLSRPVLPILPDDAYPEARNFDGGPPPPVPTLFRSDDGLTLRFDPAYTPLDDASPAHRAAYERLEHELARVSGAVRLAPGEVLVVDNDLVVHGRVPFRARYDGTDRWLKRASVRVPARRTRPLSEASEHGYGQAAVEAHTG, from the coding sequence ATGACCACGGGAGCCGCACCCGTCCGCCAGCTCGACCCCGCCGACGCCACGGAACTGCGCCGCACCGCCGAGAAGATCCTCGCCGCGGCCGGTACCTCCGCCGCCTCCCCGCATCTCCTCGCCCGCGTCGCGGAGTCCGCCGCCGAACTGCCCGGCACGGTCCGTCATCAGCTACGGCCGGTCGACACCGACGACGGCCTGTTCGTCCTGCGCGGCCTGCACGTCGACGACTCCGCACTCGGCCCCACCCCCGCCGGCTGGGCCGCCGCCGGCGACAGCGGCGCCGTGCACGACGTCGTCCTGCTGCTGCTCGCCACCGTCATGGGCAACCCCCTCGCCTGGGAAGGCCAGCAGGACGGCCGCTTCGTGCACAACATCGTCCCCGCCCCCGGCCGCGAGACCGAGCAGACCGGCGCCGGCAGCAGCGTGCTGCTCAGCCCGCACACCGAGGACGCCTTCCACCCCGGCCGCGCCCACCTGCTCATGCTCAGTTGCCTGCGCAACCCCGACCGCGTCGCCACCACGGCGGCCGGCATCCGCCACGTAAGGCTGGACGAGGCCGACATCGAGCTGCTGAGCCGCCCGGTGCTGCCGATCCTGCCCGACGACGCGTACCCCGAGGCCCGGAACTTCGACGGCGGCCCGCCGCCCCCGGTCCCCACCCTCTTCCGGTCGGACGACGGCCTGACCCTGCGCTTCGACCCCGCCTACACCCCCCTCGACGACGCGAGCCCCGCCCACCGCGCCGCCTACGAACGCCTGGAGCACGAACTCGCCCGCGTCTCGGGCGCCGTGCGCCTCGCACCGGGCGAGGTGCTCGTCGTCGACAACGACCTGGTCGTACACGGCCGGGTGCCCTTCAGGGCCCGCTACGACGGCACCGACCGCTGGCTCAAGCGTGCCTCCGTCCGTGTCCCCGCGCGCCGTACACGCCCCCTGTCAGAGGCGTCGGAGCACGGTTACGGTCAGGCCGCCGTCGAAGCCCACACCGGATGA
- a CDS encoding ATP-binding protein, with product MQSRRDLMIREFVGRRLVRAHGEHTRHPALLLLGPRGSGKTTLAGRLENWGRRAPMAALDLSALDDGVHHPVDVLARIAFQLNARRPDFPPLALPSFAVLLMALSAEADPESRDAALGQMREALRAGRAEDHSLAVLRDLVTSVGVPMGLPGWSAAVVPLIQGWQRARVWWGVHRRFGRVPRGGSRPQVPADALVELNQHFRHGTAAQRERAESVLLQAFLADLQGAYTRHGGDRARTLRCLVLLDNADSELGDAFLQALVEARAAAGPEHCDPLVVVASARRAPEVLRQLERGPRPLGSYLSCWQPPEQEDGPESFVPRTVARPGGGARLEVAQLRPLDRAEVQEQAGPYVKRMPQAALAGITHPVAWLGRTVHELTRGHPAATGAVLAALEDFAPDVPCGQRLRRVLAPEGPHSVADELLELLLQDLPRELADGALPRAAAAVTLGQAASAAELWRQADAPPRLLRGLAHDDQHAERIIFDGQPHSALPAMVRTLLLGRLSLATAPAGARVPWVRTHEILRDAAESGRAGAYHRLAAGDVQGAAAYLYERFLDVCGGGGSAQAWCAELSFIQRAPRRWEADTLERTPGAEFQHRLARAQSPPDQLMVTRLLVAGWITTHPASDPCASLWSDPLGDPVAELYPKIADALQTLSGRLGDETDHDVLWQRAAAYERKPW from the coding sequence GTGCAGTCCCGACGTGATCTGATGATCCGGGAGTTCGTCGGTCGGCGGCTCGTCCGCGCGCACGGCGAACACACCCGGCACCCGGCCCTGCTGCTGCTCGGGCCGCGCGGCAGCGGCAAGACCACGCTCGCGGGACGGCTGGAGAACTGGGGCCGCCGGGCGCCGATGGCCGCCCTGGACCTCTCGGCGCTCGACGACGGGGTGCACCACCCCGTCGACGTGCTGGCCCGTATCGCCTTCCAGCTCAACGCCCGCCGGCCGGACTTCCCGCCGCTGGCCCTGCCGTCCTTCGCCGTCCTGCTGATGGCGCTGTCCGCCGAGGCCGACCCGGAGAGCCGGGACGCCGCGCTCGGCCAGATGCGCGAGGCGCTGCGGGCGGGCCGCGCGGAGGACCACTCGCTGGCGGTGTTACGGGACCTGGTGACGTCGGTCGGTGTGCCGATGGGGCTGCCCGGCTGGTCGGCGGCGGTCGTGCCGCTGATACAGGGGTGGCAGCGGGCCCGGGTGTGGTGGGGCGTGCACCGGCGGTTCGGCCGGGTACCGCGCGGCGGCTCCCGGCCCCAGGTCCCGGCGGACGCCCTCGTCGAGCTGAACCAGCACTTCCGGCACGGCACGGCGGCCCAGCGGGAACGCGCCGAGTCGGTGCTGCTCCAGGCGTTCCTCGCCGATCTCCAGGGCGCGTACACCCGGCACGGCGGCGACCGCGCCCGCACGCTGCGCTGCCTGGTGCTGCTGGACAACGCCGACAGCGAGCTGGGCGACGCGTTCCTCCAGGCCCTGGTCGAGGCGCGGGCCGCCGCAGGGCCGGAGCACTGTGACCCGCTGGTGGTCGTGGCGAGCGCGCGCCGCGCGCCGGAGGTGCTGCGGCAGTTGGAGCGGGGGCCCCGGCCGCTCGGCAGCTACCTGTCGTGCTGGCAGCCGCCGGAGCAGGAGGACGGGCCGGAGTCGTTCGTGCCGCGGACCGTCGCCCGGCCCGGCGGCGGCGCCCGGCTGGAGGTGGCGCAGTTGCGTCCGCTCGACCGGGCCGAGGTGCAGGAGCAGGCCGGTCCGTACGTGAAGCGGATGCCGCAGGCGGCGCTGGCGGGCATCACGCATCCGGTGGCCTGGCTGGGCCGTACGGTCCACGAGCTGACGCGCGGCCACCCGGCCGCGACCGGTGCGGTGCTGGCCGCGCTGGAGGACTTCGCGCCGGACGTGCCCTGCGGGCAGCGGCTGCGCCGGGTGCTGGCGCCCGAAGGACCGCATTCCGTCGCGGACGAGCTGCTGGAACTGCTCCTCCAGGACCTGCCGCGGGAGCTGGCCGACGGCGCGCTGCCCCGTGCGGCCGCCGCCGTCACCCTCGGACAGGCCGCGAGCGCCGCCGAGCTGTGGCGGCAGGCCGACGCCCCGCCGCGGCTCCTGCGCGGGCTGGCCCACGACGACCAGCACGCCGAACGGATCATCTTCGACGGGCAGCCGCACAGCGCGCTCCCGGCCATGGTCCGCACCCTGCTGCTGGGCCGGCTGTCGCTGGCCACGGCGCCCGCCGGCGCCCGGGTGCCGTGGGTCCGTACGCACGAGATCCTGCGGGACGCGGCCGAGTCGGGGCGTGCCGGGGCCTACCACCGGCTGGCGGCCGGTGACGTCCAGGGCGCCGCGGCCTATCTGTACGAGCGCTTCCTCGACGTGTGCGGGGGCGGGGGTTCGGCGCAGGCGTGGTGCGCGGAGCTGTCCTTCATCCAGCGCGCGCCGCGCCGCTGGGAGGCGGACACGCTGGAACGCACACCTGGCGCGGAGTTCCAGCACCGGCTCGCGCGGGCGCAGAGTCCGCCCGACCAGTTGATGGTCACCCGCCTGCTGGTCGCCGGGTGGATCACCACCCATCCGGCGTCCGACCCCTGCGCGTCGCTGTGGTCCGACCCGCTGGGCGACCCGGTGGCCGAGCTGTACCCGAAGATTGCCGATGCACTGCAGACCCTGAGCGGCCGGCTGGGCGACGAGACGGACCACGACGTGCTGTGGCAGCGGGCGGCCGCCTACGAGAGGAAGCCCTGGTGA
- a CDS encoding MATE family efflux transporter, translated as MSPSMQVTTLLRDSRALAVLAVPLVLTQLAQVALTTTDTVMMGMLGTADLAAGGLAIVVFNQLRTMGVGLVTSVGNGIAAASARAEAAGGAGPSAGDQEVRTIVRAGLAVATLAGLAGAVLMLLIGQALTWLGQDADVVARARTMLLALAPGLLPCLWFQAVRQFTVGMRRPQALLRITVVSVAVNAALNWGLIHGTWGLPELGLPGVGVATTLVYFLSFLALYAAARRDPVLGPHLSLNIARADRATAARIVRLGVPIAATYGSEAGFFSVTALMAGSFGSAALAAHTAVNQLVYIVFQVAVGLSHAASVNVSRELALGRADIALRIKNTALACAGAVMTGVAVVYVTLPGLVLAPFFDTGGTRDTEAVSIATHLLLVVMVLQFFDCAQNIGVGLLRGLDDTRSGFRITLVGYWAVGLPAAWLLGFAAGLHTLGIWLGLLTGLATTAVLLLRRYGTSLRAKTGAPQAARAA; from the coding sequence ATGAGCCCGTCCATGCAGGTGACCACGCTCCTCCGCGACAGCCGCGCCCTGGCCGTCCTCGCCGTCCCCCTCGTCCTGACCCAGCTCGCCCAAGTCGCCCTGACGACCACCGACACCGTGATGATGGGCATGCTCGGCACGGCCGACCTCGCGGCGGGCGGACTGGCCATCGTCGTCTTCAACCAACTGCGCACGATGGGCGTCGGCCTCGTCACCTCCGTCGGCAACGGCATCGCCGCGGCGTCGGCGCGCGCTGAAGCGGCCGGGGGCGCGGGCCCGAGCGCGGGGGACCAGGAGGTTCGTACGATCGTCCGCGCCGGACTGGCCGTGGCGACCCTCGCCGGACTGGCGGGCGCCGTCCTCATGCTGCTCATCGGCCAGGCACTGACCTGGCTCGGCCAGGACGCGGACGTCGTCGCCCGGGCACGGACGATGCTGCTCGCCCTCGCGCCGGGCCTGCTGCCGTGCCTGTGGTTCCAGGCCGTCCGCCAGTTCACCGTGGGAATGCGGCGGCCACAGGCGCTCCTGCGCATCACCGTCGTCTCCGTCGCCGTCAACGCCGCGCTCAACTGGGGGCTGATCCACGGCACCTGGGGGCTGCCCGAACTGGGCCTGCCCGGCGTGGGCGTGGCCACCACGCTCGTGTACTTCCTCTCCTTCCTGGCGCTGTACGCCGCCGCCCGGCGCGACCCGGTGCTCGGCCCTCACCTCAGCCTCAACATCGCCAGGGCCGACCGCGCCACGGCCGCCCGCATCGTCCGGCTCGGGGTGCCCATCGCCGCGACCTACGGCTCCGAGGCCGGGTTCTTCTCCGTCACGGCCCTGATGGCCGGCTCCTTCGGCAGCGCCGCACTGGCCGCGCACACCGCCGTCAACCAGCTCGTCTACATCGTCTTCCAGGTCGCCGTCGGCCTCTCCCACGCCGCGTCCGTCAACGTCAGCCGCGAACTCGCCCTCGGCCGCGCCGACATCGCGCTGCGCATCAAGAACACCGCACTGGCCTGCGCGGGCGCCGTCATGACCGGCGTCGCGGTCGTCTACGTCACGCTGCCCGGACTCGTCCTCGCCCCGTTCTTCGACACCGGAGGTACCCGGGACACCGAAGCCGTCTCCATCGCCACCCACCTGCTGCTGGTCGTCATGGTCCTGCAATTCTTCGACTGCGCCCAGAACATCGGCGTCGGGCTCCTGCGCGGACTGGACGACACCAGGAGCGGCTTCCGCATCACCCTCGTCGGCTACTGGGCCGTGGGCCTGCCCGCCGCCTGGCTCCTGGGCTTCGCCGCCGGGCTGCACACCCTCGGCATCTGGCTCGGCCTGCTCACCGGCCTCGCCACCACCGCCGTCCTGCTCCTGCGCCGCTACGGCACGAGCCTGCGCGCCAAGACGGGCGCACCGCAGGCCGCACGAGCAGCGTGA